In the Bartonella apihabitans genome, CTTGCACTTCCCTCTAAAGGCCGTCTTAAAGATAAGACATTGAAGACATTGAAAGATGCCGGGTACGAGATTGTTCTTGGCGATAATGACCGGAACTATCGGGCGGCCGTTGCCAATGACAAGAATATCGATATTCTTTTTCTATCGGCTTCCGAGATTGCCCGCGAACTCGGCTACGGGAATGTTGATCTCGGGGTTACAGGGCAAGATTTGATAAATGAAACTCTGGCTCATCCGGAAACAAAAGTAAAAGTTGAAGTTCCGCTCGGTTTCGGTTTTGCCGATGTCGTGGTCGCTGTTCCTGATGTCTGGCATGATGTTGTGACAATGGCCGACCTTGATGACGTTGCAGCCGAATTTCGTCAAAGGCATGGGAGGCGACTTCGTATTGCAACAAAATTCTGGCGTTTGACACAGCAGTTTTTTTCACAAAAACACGGAATACAGGTTTATCGCATTGTTGAAAGCTTAGGTGCAACTGAAGGGGCACCGGCGGCCGGTTCGGCTGATATGATTGTCGATATAACCTCTACCGGAGAGACGCTCAGGGCAAACAAGCTCAAGATATTGGAAGACGGGGTTATATTGAAGTCGCAGGCATCGCTCGTTTCGGCATTAAGAAGCCGCGAGAAGACTGAAGTTCAAGAAGTTATCAAAAAATTACGCAAAATTGTTCCCGCTCAAAACTGAAAT is a window encoding:
- the hisG gene encoding ATP phosphoribosyltransferase, whose translation is MTITLALPSKGRLKDKTLKTLKDAGYEIVLGDNDRNYRAAVANDKNIDILFLSASEIARELGYGNVDLGVTGQDLINETLAHPETKVKVEVPLGFGFADVVVAVPDVWHDVVTMADLDDVAAEFRQRHGRRLRIATKFWRLTQQFFSQKHGIQVYRIVESLGATEGAPAAGSADMIVDITSTGETLRANKLKILEDGVILKSQASLVSALRSREKTEVQEVIKKLRKIVPAQN